In Natronomonas halophila, one DNA window encodes the following:
- a CDS encoding nuclear transport factor 2 family protein: MDGPALTRTYYRAIDDGDYEALRAALAAEFVHRRPDMTIEGREEFVSFMRSDRPDTETEHALDSVYEAEDGARVAVEGRLLQADGNVWFRFVDMFEISERGIKAIRTYTDVHGD; the protein is encoded by the coding sequence ATGGACGGTCCTGCGCTGACCCGGACGTATTATCGCGCGATAGACGACGGTGACTACGAGGCGCTGCGCGCGGCCCTCGCAGCCGAGTTCGTCCACCGGCGGCCCGACATGACCATCGAGGGCCGCGAGGAGTTCGTCTCCTTTATGCGCTCGGACCGCCCCGACACCGAGACCGAACACGCCCTCGATTCGGTCTATGAGGCCGAAGACGGCGCCCGGGTCGCGGTTGAGGGACGCCTGCTGCAGGCCGACGGGAACGTCTGGTTCCGCTTCGTGGATATGTTCGAGATCAGCGAGCGCGGCATCAAAGCCATCCGGACCTACACCGACGTCCACGGCGACTGA
- a CDS encoding aldehyde ferredoxin oxidoreductase family protein gives MIHSEGPLLTIDVGAQETTEEAIDDVLESFIGGRGAGTKLAHDRIPFDADPLGPENRLVFAAGPLQTSIMSYTGRMSCTGLSPLTDGLLSSNAGGFMSRPFIDTGYSAVEITGSSDELVGIHVTDEGVEFETVDELEAATVEETIEHIEEATGLDKEHTAVVGPAGENEVRFASIMTSESRAFGRGGLGAVLGSKNVKFLTFDGDSRPDIEGLNDDLIREIHAEASQSSSPMKDAGTVSVSDYANSVGALPTKYFEELSYDKVDQIGSAAVIEHKYKKGTCSSCAFACKLPTRDEESGLETEGPEYETMMSFGSNALVDDFVAIMKSNELCDTYGLDTISCGDAIAAYLAAEDEFGNVDLIHDLIEKIAHREGVGDTLAEGIDRFHDELGVDNWTMKGMEFAAHDGRTLNGQGLSFATSNRGADHMYAEMYQLEYPLVAPDQALDSDGVEGKSERLIEMENKNAVHDSGVLCKFAFSNMTHERYARLFDTDWDTLQDVGSRIIELERHFNSKRGFDRSDDNDLPYELEGLDDELDNYYDLRGWNDDGTVPDASVGGSTGATPADD, from the coding sequence ATGATACACAGCGAGGGTCCGCTACTCACTATCGACGTCGGCGCACAGGAGACGACTGAGGAGGCAATCGACGACGTCCTCGAATCGTTCATCGGCGGCCGCGGCGCCGGGACGAAACTCGCCCACGACCGCATCCCCTTCGATGCCGACCCGCTCGGCCCGGAGAACCGACTGGTCTTCGCGGCCGGCCCCCTGCAGACCTCGATAATGAGCTACACCGGCCGGATGTCCTGTACGGGCCTCTCGCCGCTTACCGATGGCCTGCTGTCGTCGAACGCCGGCGGCTTCATGTCCCGTCCGTTCATCGACACCGGCTATTCGGCGGTCGAAATCACCGGGTCGAGCGACGAACTCGTCGGCATCCACGTCACCGACGAGGGCGTCGAGTTCGAGACGGTCGACGAACTCGAAGCAGCCACCGTCGAGGAGACCATCGAGCACATCGAGGAGGCGACCGGCCTCGACAAGGAACACACCGCCGTCGTCGGTCCGGCCGGTGAAAACGAGGTGCGGTTCGCCTCGATTATGACCTCCGAATCCCGCGCGTTCGGCCGCGGCGGGCTGGGTGCGGTCCTCGGGTCGAAGAACGTCAAGTTCCTCACCTTCGACGGCGACTCCCGACCCGACATCGAGGGGCTGAACGACGACCTCATCCGCGAGATTCACGCGGAGGCTTCCCAGTCCAGCAGCCCCATGAAGGACGCCGGCACCGTGTCGGTCTCCGATTACGCCAACTCCGTCGGCGCGCTGCCGACGAAGTACTTCGAGGAACTCAGCTACGACAAGGTCGACCAGATCGGCTCGGCGGCCGTCATCGAGCACAAATACAAGAAGGGCACCTGCTCGTCGTGTGCCTTCGCGTGCAAACTCCCGACCCGCGACGAGGAAAGCGGCCTCGAAACCGAGGGGCCCGAATACGAGACGATGATGTCCTTCGGCTCGAACGCGCTGGTCGATGACTTCGTCGCCATCATGAAATCCAACGAGCTGTGCGACACCTACGGGCTGGACACCATCTCCTGTGGCGACGCCATCGCCGCCTACCTCGCCGCCGAAGACGAGTTCGGCAACGTCGACCTCATCCACGACCTCATCGAGAAAATCGCCCACCGCGAGGGCGTCGGCGACACCCTCGCCGAGGGCATCGACCGCTTCCACGACGAACTGGGCGTCGACAACTGGACGATGAAGGGCATGGAGTTCGCCGCCCACGACGGCCGCACGCTCAACGGGCAGGGCCTCTCCTTTGCCACCTCGAACCGCGGTGCCGACCACATGTACGCCGAGATGTACCAACTGGAGTACCCGCTCGTCGCGCCCGACCAGGCGCTGGATTCCGACGGCGTCGAGGGGAAATCCGAACGCCTCATCGAGATGGAGAACAAGAACGCCGTCCACGACTCCGGCGTCCTCTGTAAGTTCGCCTTCTCGAATATGACCCATGAGCGGTACGCGCGCCTGTTCGATACCGACTGGGACACGCTACAGGACGTCGGCAGCCGAATCATCGAACTCGAACGCCACTTCAACAGCAAGCGCGGCTTCGACCGCTCGGACGACAACGACCTGCCCTACGAACTGGAGGGCCTCGACGACGAACTCGACAACTACTACGACCTGCGCGGCTGGAACGACGACGGTACTGTGCCTGATGCAAGCGTTGGTGGGTCGACGGGCGCGACGCCCGCTGACGACTAG
- a CDS encoding uracil-DNA glycosylase, translating into MSDDIAVIDCTRCEELCASRSRIVNGVGPDDADLLFVGEAPGENEDEQGEPFVGRSGDVLDDALRDRGLARRDIRITNCVRCRPPENRDPTTDELANCREYLEREIDAVDPEVVVTLGKVPSEHLLERSVAVTKEAGELYDARIAGAPRRVLVCVHPAATLYDPSQRETFGAALDEAVALIDDDGEGQSRLGDF; encoded by the coding sequence ATGAGCGACGACATCGCCGTCATCGACTGTACGCGGTGTGAGGAGTTGTGTGCCTCCCGGAGCCGCATCGTCAACGGCGTCGGCCCCGACGACGCGGACCTGCTTTTCGTCGGCGAGGCACCCGGCGAGAACGAAGACGAACAGGGCGAACCCTTCGTCGGCCGGTCGGGCGACGTCCTCGACGATGCACTCCGGGACCGAGGACTGGCCCGCCGGGATATCCGAATCACCAACTGCGTGCGGTGTCGCCCGCCGGAGAACCGCGACCCGACGACCGACGAGCTGGCGAACTGTCGGGAGTACCTCGAACGCGAAATCGACGCGGTCGACCCGGAGGTCGTCGTCACGCTCGGCAAGGTACCCTCCGAGCACCTGCTGGAGCGGTCGGTCGCGGTCACGAAGGAGGCAGGAGAACTCTACGACGCCCGCATCGCGGGGGCTCCCCGCCGCGTGCTGGTCTGTGTACACCCCGCAGCGACGCTGTACGACCCGAGCCAGCGGGAGACGTTCGGAGCGGCGCTCGACGAAGCAGTCGCGCTGATAGACGACGACGGAGAGGGCCAGTCCCGACTCGGGGACTTTTGA
- a CDS encoding MBL fold metallo-hydrolase → MGIGDVHEVDAATDLFYVDTGMYDTPQYGAVYILDTEKPAIVDAGIGNYERILDALETVGIAPTDLESIIATHVHLDHAGGAGFLAEETGADVYVHESGAKFLADPDPLWEGTKEAVGDQIRHYTKPKPVPADRIEPIHDGATLDLGDRELHAHHAPGHAFHQLVFHEREDDVMFVADAAGIYVPQLDSMRETSPPPGFHLEEVIEDARMIARIDPEILCYGHFGHAPTDDRISEYVDAITEWVEAVAEKRQELDDDQAVIEYFVAEDDIGEVWGEEKADGEVAMNVRGVLHYLDSREE, encoded by the coding sequence ATGGGAATCGGAGACGTTCACGAAGTCGACGCGGCGACGGACCTCTTCTACGTCGATACCGGGATGTACGACACGCCCCAGTACGGCGCGGTCTACATCCTCGATACCGAGAAACCGGCCATCGTCGACGCCGGCATCGGCAACTACGAGCGAATCCTCGACGCCTTGGAGACGGTCGGCATTGCGCCCACGGACCTGGAATCCATCATCGCCACGCACGTCCATCTCGACCACGCCGGGGGCGCCGGCTTCCTCGCCGAGGAGACGGGCGCGGACGTCTACGTCCACGAGAGCGGCGCGAAGTTCCTCGCCGACCCCGACCCGCTCTGGGAGGGGACCAAGGAGGCGGTCGGCGACCAGATTCGCCACTACACGAAGCCGAAGCCCGTCCCCGCCGACCGCATCGAGCCGATTCACGATGGCGCGACCCTCGACCTCGGCGACCGAGAGCTCCACGCCCACCACGCGCCGGGCCATGCCTTCCACCAGCTCGTCTTTCACGAACGCGAGGACGACGTGATGTTCGTCGCCGACGCGGCGGGCATCTACGTCCCTCAACTGGACAGCATGCGCGAGACGTCGCCCCCGCCGGGCTTCCATCTCGAAGAGGTCATCGAGGACGCCCGCATGATAGCTCGCATCGACCCCGAGATACTCTGTTATGGCCACTTCGGCCACGCGCCGACCGACGACCGAATCTCGGAGTACGTCGACGCGATTACCGAGTGGGTCGAGGCGGTCGCCGAGAAACGCCAGGAACTCGACGACGACCAGGCGGTCATCGAGTATTTCGTCGCCGAAGACGACATCGGCGAGGTCTGGGGCGAAGAGAAGGCCGACGGCGAAGTCGCGATGAACGTCCGCGGCGTGTTACACTATCTGGACTCCCGCGAAGAGTAA
- a CDS encoding DUF367 family protein: MELHVRYEGDDDPEKCSARKLARFDLAELHHTARETPAGIVLDPYAEQALSPADGDAERHGSAADRLVALDCSWETAEKEAFKLDGPHRALPFLVAANPVNYGTPFQLNTVEAFAGALCILGHREQAEDILGKFRWGHTFLELNEEPLARYADCSDSAEVVAVQEEYLEADE; encoded by the coding sequence GTGGAACTCCACGTCCGGTACGAGGGCGACGACGACCCCGAGAAGTGTTCGGCCCGCAAACTCGCGCGGTTCGACCTCGCGGAGTTGCATCACACGGCCCGCGAGACGCCGGCGGGTATCGTGCTGGACCCCTACGCCGAACAGGCGCTGTCCCCGGCCGATGGGGATGCGGAGCGGCACGGCAGCGCCGCAGACCGCCTCGTCGCCCTCGATTGCTCGTGGGAGACCGCCGAAAAGGAGGCGTTCAAACTCGACGGCCCGCATCGCGCACTCCCCTTCCTCGTTGCCGCCAATCCCGTCAACTACGGCACGCCGTTTCAACTCAACACCGTGGAGGCCTTCGCGGGCGCGCTCTGTATCCTCGGCCATCGCGAGCAGGCCGAGGACATCCTCGGCAAGTTCCGGTGGGGCCACACCTTCCTCGAATTGAACGAGGAACCGCTCGCGCGGTACGCCGACTGTTCGGACTCGGCGGAGGTCGTCGCGGTTCAAGAGGAGTACCTCGAAGCCGACGAATAG
- a CDS encoding PhnD/SsuA/transferrin family substrate-binding protein translates to MSNGSSVSRRTVLKTTGAAGIFSLAGCLGDGGNGTRGDAGGNNEVRFILNPAEADVDISEQYQPMFDHIESETDATVEPVETASYAATIQEIRRGGGEVADTSPSAAVAAQDQADVIGIRVAYGAAQYFSLITTTPDDNGVDSLSALEGKEIAMGSTLSVSGTLAPMVMLKNAGLDVGTAPDGEANDFTARYSDHSTARDQLIENPSIAAATTGAFSTAPHVPQEQFDEMSQDFVDISAEYESAGSATDEAELKLLAVSDPLPRAPLMSRSDWEADVRSDVEEAILSATEEDLSHGEDYEGEELWFTGVNEGSHEDFQPIAAILDELGLEFEDLE, encoded by the coding sequence ATGTCCAACGGCTCCTCGGTTTCCCGACGGACGGTTCTCAAAACGACCGGTGCAGCGGGGATTTTCAGTCTCGCTGGCTGCCTCGGCGACGGTGGCAACGGCACACGCGGCGACGCCGGCGGCAACAACGAGGTTCGATTCATCCTCAACCCGGCCGAAGCCGACGTCGACATCTCCGAGCAGTACCAGCCGATGTTCGACCACATCGAGTCGGAGACCGACGCGACGGTCGAACCCGTCGAAACGGCCAGTTACGCGGCGACGATTCAGGAAATCCGTCGTGGCGGCGGCGAAGTCGCCGACACCTCGCCCTCGGCGGCCGTCGCGGCTCAGGACCAGGCCGACGTTATCGGCATCCGTGTCGCCTACGGCGCCGCACAGTACTTCTCGCTCATCACGACGACGCCCGACGACAACGGCGTCGACTCGCTGTCCGCACTCGAAGGCAAAGAGATCGCCATGGGCTCGACGCTGTCGGTCAGCGGCACGCTGGCCCCGATGGTCATGCTCAAAAACGCCGGCCTCGACGTTGGCACGGCTCCTGACGGCGAAGCCAACGACTTCACTGCGCGATACTCCGACCACTCGACCGCTCGCGACCAGCTCATCGAGAACCCCTCGATTGCGGCCGCGACGACCGGCGCCTTCTCGACGGCCCCCCACGTCCCTCAAGAGCAGTTCGACGAGATGTCTCAGGACTTCGTCGACATCTCCGCGGAGTACGAAAGCGCCGGGTCGGCGACCGACGAGGCCGAACTGAAGCTGCTGGCGGTTTCGGACCCGCTGCCGCGCGCACCGCTTATGTCCCGGTCCGACTGGGAGGCCGACGTCCGCTCGGACGTCGAGGAAGCCATCCTGAGCGCCACCGAGGAAGACCTCTCCCACGGCGAGGACTACGAGGGCGAGGAACTCTGGTTCACCGGCGTCAACGAAGGCAGCCACGAAGACTTCCAGCCCATCGCCGCCATCCTCGACGAACTCGGTCTCGAATTCGAGGACCTCGAGTAA
- a CDS encoding DUF5786 family protein — protein sequence MGFGSYDESEQDNQQLDTDDIDESEQSTLPTHDGDFEFEYDDASSEDLLETYREHQNQ from the coding sequence ATGGGCTTCGGCAGTTACGACGAATCCGAACAGGACAACCAGCAACTCGATACCGACGACATCGACGAAAGCGAGCAGTCCACGTTGCCGACCCACGACGGCGACTTCGAGTTCGAGTACGACGACGCTTCGAGCGAGGACCTCCTGGAGACCTACCGGGAGCACCAGAACCAGTGA
- a CDS encoding DUF99 family protein, with amino-acid sequence MKSGRRALGIAESYRGTDDDHARSTLAGAVVRADRAVDDFVFGACTVGGRDATEAIIDCWQRLDRPDVQYCFLAGIAPAWYNIVDVEAVAEAIDRPVIAVSFEESEGLGDAIREAFEGEERRRRLDAYGALPERRRIEAGSDGGDLFVRSVGLDAETTETVVRAYTHERRPEPLRVAKRAARRADAARDVFRRD; translated from the coding sequence GTGAAGTCCGGGCGACGGGCGCTCGGTATCGCCGAATCGTATCGGGGCACCGACGACGACCACGCGAGAAGCACCCTTGCGGGTGCGGTGGTTCGTGCCGACCGGGCGGTCGACGACTTCGTTTTTGGCGCCTGTACCGTCGGTGGACGCGATGCGACCGAGGCCATCATCGACTGCTGGCAGCGTCTCGACCGCCCCGACGTACAGTACTGTTTTCTCGCCGGTATCGCCCCCGCGTGGTACAACATCGTCGACGTCGAGGCCGTCGCCGAGGCCATCGACCGGCCCGTTATCGCAGTCAGCTTCGAGGAAAGCGAGGGTCTCGGCGACGCCATCCGCGAGGCCTTCGAGGGAGAGGAACGGCGGCGACGACTCGACGCCTACGGGGCGCTGCCGGAGCGGCGCCGCATCGAGGCGGGCAGCGACGGTGGCGACCTGTTCGTCCGGAGCGTCGGCCTCGACGCTGAAACCACCGAAACGGTGGTTCGGGCCTACACCCACGAACGCCGCCCCGAACCGCTTCGGGTCGCAAAGCGGGCGGCCCGTCGTGCTGACGCCGCCCGCGACGTCTTCCGGCGAGATTAA
- the serS gene encoding serine--tRNA ligase, translating into MLSRQFVRENPDEVRRALDTKGVNVDLDRILDIDEEWRELKAEGDNLRHKRNEVSSKIGELKRDGKDEEAEEAIERSQELKEELEAVEERAEELEAELEKALLRLPNVPHPDAPVGDDESDNVEAERWGFDDRRDLPEEVIPHYDLGEDLEILDFERGAKVSGGGFYFSKGEGARLEHALVQYMLEVHREDHDYVDVFPPIPVNSASMRGTGQFPKFVEDAYRLGGDNDEPYDDDDLWLLPTAEVPVTNMYRDEILTDDDLPLKHQAYSPNFRREAGEHGTETRGIVRVHQFNKVEMVNFVRPENSYDRLEGLLGEATDILERLGLPYRVLEMCTGDMGFTQAKKYDIEVWAPGDDMEDGPEVGGRWLEVSSVSNFEDFQARRAKIQYRPEQHESAEYIHTLNGSGLAIPRVMVAILEYYQNDDGTVTVPEPLRPYMGGQERIEGQESVGESALGEGDGDGE; encoded by the coding sequence ATGCTATCGAGGCAGTTCGTCAGGGAGAATCCCGACGAGGTGCGGCGGGCGCTCGACACCAAGGGCGTCAACGTCGACCTCGACCGGATCCTCGACATCGACGAGGAGTGGCGCGAACTGAAAGCGGAGGGCGATAACCTCCGGCACAAGCGCAACGAGGTCTCCAGCAAAATCGGCGAACTCAAACGCGACGGCAAAGACGAGGAGGCCGAGGAGGCAATCGAGCGCTCCCAGGAACTGAAAGAGGAACTCGAAGCAGTCGAGGAGCGCGCCGAGGAACTCGAAGCCGAACTCGAGAAGGCGCTGCTCCGGTTGCCGAACGTACCGCACCCGGACGCCCCGGTCGGTGATGACGAATCGGACAACGTCGAGGCCGAGCGGTGGGGCTTCGATGACCGCCGAGACCTCCCGGAGGAGGTAATTCCGCACTACGACCTCGGCGAGGACCTCGAAATCCTCGACTTCGAGCGCGGCGCGAAGGTCTCGGGTGGCGGGTTCTACTTCTCGAAGGGCGAGGGCGCCCGCCTCGAACACGCGCTGGTCCAGTACATGCTGGAGGTCCACCGCGAGGACCACGACTACGTGGACGTCTTCCCGCCGATTCCGGTCAACTCGGCGTCGATGCGCGGGACGGGCCAGTTCCCGAAGTTCGTCGAGGACGCCTACCGCCTCGGCGGCGACAACGACGAACCCTACGATGACGACGACCTGTGGCTGCTGCCGACCGCGGAGGTACCGGTCACGAACATGTACCGCGACGAGATTCTGACCGACGACGACCTGCCGCTGAAACATCAGGCCTACTCGCCGAACTTCCGGCGGGAAGCGGGCGAACACGGCACCGAGACGCGCGGTATCGTCCGCGTCCACCAGTTCAACAAGGTCGAAATGGTCAACTTCGTCCGGCCGGAGAACAGTTACGACCGCCTCGAAGGCCTGCTCGGCGAGGCGACCGACATCCTTGAACGCCTCGGCCTCCCCTACCGCGTTCTGGAGATGTGTACTGGCGACATGGGATTCACGCAGGCCAAGAAGTACGATATCGAGGTGTGGGCACCCGGCGACGACATGGAGGACGGCCCCGAGGTCGGCGGCCGGTGGCTCGAAGTCTCGTCGGTATCGAACTTCGAGGACTTCCAGGCCCGACGGGCGAAGATTCAGTACCGGCCCGAACAGCACGAATCGGCCGAGTACATCCACACCCTGAACGGCTCGGGACTGGCGATTCCGCGCGTGATGGTCGCGATTCTGGAGTACTACCAGAACGACGACGGGACGGTCACGGTACCGGAACCGCTCCGACCCTACATGGGCGGTCAGGAGCGCATCGAAGGTCAGGAATCGGTCGGCGAATCGGCGCTCGGCGAAGGGGACGGCGACGGCGAGTAA
- a CDS encoding cation:proton antiporter has translation MSSQLIPLVAAIIAIGVAAQILADRFEIPSIVFLLAAGIALGPEGLGIVTEDSFAALPAIVGLSVAIIVFEGAFHLRIEKLRQATSESFRLITIGALIALVGTAGVVRFALGVGWGISFLIGALLIATGPTVITPILSVVPVRDRVQAALEIEGIVNDVTAAILAVVVFKTLRLDEPTLSAFLGLFIERFGGGVAVGLTVAVLVWLVLRYIDLSPGNAPQNARLVILAGALVAFGAAETIASEAGVAAVATAGVVLGNLDLPYEKQISEFKGDITLIVLSFVFIALAALLEFEDLLALGMGGVVVVLAVMFVIRPLLVYLSTLGGDFTPNERLFVGFVGPRGIIPASVATLFAIELQAAGNGDAASLLVGTVFLVILSTVVVQGGLARHIAEFLDVIPMRVLVIGGGQVGREVARRLEDRGENVVIIENDETIVERARDEGFAVHIGDGTDIDTLRSAGGDNARTIIATTGDDEVNLLIGQLATTKFDTERIISRVNDPENLEAFEELNVDTISSTLATAQAIDNAIERPAMAQWARNLDEGGDVQEVILDNDEFIGRPVREVGPELPGRCLIALVTHGDETFVPEADYVLERGDHITLMGEHDSVRKSMARCRGE, from the coding sequence GTGTCGAGTCAACTAATCCCCCTCGTTGCGGCCATCATCGCCATCGGCGTCGCCGCACAGATACTCGCGGACCGATTCGAGATCCCGAGTATCGTCTTCCTGCTCGCCGCCGGTATCGCGCTCGGCCCCGAGGGACTCGGCATCGTCACCGAAGACTCCTTTGCCGCGCTGCCGGCTATCGTCGGCCTCTCGGTGGCGATTATCGTCTTCGAGGGCGCCTTCCACCTCCGTATCGAGAAGCTCCGGCAGGCGACCAGCGAGAGTTTCCGTCTCATAACCATCGGCGCGCTCATCGCGCTCGTCGGGACGGCCGGCGTCGTCAGGTTCGCGCTCGGGGTCGGATGGGGGATTTCCTTCCTCATCGGCGCGCTGCTTATCGCGACGGGGCCGACCGTCATCACGCCGATTCTGTCGGTCGTGCCGGTCCGCGACCGGGTGCAGGCCGCCCTGGAAATCGAGGGCATCGTCAATGACGTGACGGCCGCGATTCTCGCCGTCGTCGTGTTCAAGACGCTTCGGCTCGACGAGCCGACGCTGTCGGCGTTCCTCGGCCTCTTCATCGAACGGTTCGGTGGTGGCGTGGCAGTCGGCCTCACCGTCGCGGTACTCGTCTGGCTGGTCCTCCGCTATATCGACCTTTCGCCGGGGAACGCTCCACAGAACGCTCGCCTCGTGATTCTCGCGGGCGCGCTGGTCGCCTTCGGCGCCGCCGAGACGATAGCCAGCGAGGCCGGCGTCGCCGCCGTCGCAACCGCGGGCGTCGTGCTCGGCAACCTCGATTTGCCCTACGAAAAACAGATTTCGGAGTTCAAAGGCGACATCACGCTCATCGTCCTCTCCTTCGTCTTCATCGCGCTGGCTGCGCTCCTCGAATTCGAGGACCTGCTCGCCCTCGGGATGGGTGGCGTGGTCGTCGTTCTCGCGGTCATGTTCGTGATTCGACCCCTGCTGGTGTACCTCTCGACGCTCGGCGGGGACTTCACCCCCAACGAGCGACTGTTCGTCGGCTTCGTCGGCCCGCGCGGCATCATCCCCGCCTCGGTCGCGACGCTTTTCGCCATCGAACTGCAGGCGGCGGGCAACGGCGACGCCGCGTCGCTGCTGGTCGGCACCGTCTTCCTCGTCATCCTCTCGACTGTCGTCGTGCAGGGCGGGCTTGCCCGCCATATCGCGGAGTTCCTGGATGTGATACCAATGCGTGTACTCGTCATCGGCGGCGGTCAGGTCGGCCGCGAGGTCGCCCGCCGACTCGAAGACCGGGGAGAGAACGTCGTTATCATCGAAAACGACGAAACAATCGTCGAACGCGCTCGCGATGAGGGCTTTGCGGTCCACATCGGCGACGGGACAGATATCGATACCCTCCGCTCGGCCGGGGGTGACAACGCCCGAACGATAATCGCGACGACCGGTGACGACGAGGTGAACCTGCTTATCGGTCAGCTCGCCACGACGAAATTCGACACCGAACGGATCATCAGTCGCGTGAACGACCCCGAGAACCTCGAGGCCTTCGAGGAGTTGAACGTCGACACCATCTCCTCGACGCTGGCGACCGCACAGGCCATCGACAACGCCATCGAGCGGCCCGCGATGGCACAGTGGGCCAGAAACCTCGACGAAGGGGGCGACGTTCAGGAGGTCATACTCGACAACGACGAGTTCATCGGCCGCCCCGTCCGCGAGGTCGGACCGGAACTCCCCGGCCGCTGTCTCATCGCGCTCGTGACACACGGCGACGAGACGTTCGTTCCGGAAGCCGACTACGTCCTCGAGCGCGGCGACCACATCACGCTCATGGGCGAACACGATTCGGTCCGGAAATCGATGGCCCGCTGCCGCGGCGAATAG
- a CDS encoding MBL fold metallo-hydrolase, with protein sequence MNVTNVTANADAFTCNAYLVEGDRTVLVDPGAMEGVVDVIDGLTDELDAVVLTHQHGDHVAQLDAVLDAFDAPLYAYGEHPRRTTELEDDDQVFIGDEAFDVVYTPGHADDHVSFVSESTLFSGDVVVHDDGAFDYGSFGRTDMPGQSRERLIESIEALLEQMPDGVEHMYAGHGDDFHGDVRDVVETALDRAEKREPKYPDDE encoded by the coding sequence ATGAACGTCACCAACGTCACCGCGAACGCCGACGCGTTCACCTGTAACGCCTATCTCGTCGAGGGCGACCGGACCGTCCTCGTCGACCCCGGCGCGATGGAGGGCGTCGTCGACGTCATCGACGGACTCACCGACGAACTCGATGCCGTCGTGTTGACCCACCAGCACGGCGACCACGTCGCACAGCTCGACGCCGTCCTCGATGCCTTCGACGCGCCGCTGTACGCCTACGGCGAACACCCCCGCCGGACGACGGAACTCGAAGACGACGACCAGGTCTTCATCGGCGACGAGGCCTTCGACGTGGTCTACACCCCCGGACACGCCGACGACCACGTCTCCTTCGTCTCCGAGTCGACGCTGTTCAGCGGCGACGTGGTCGTCCACGACGACGGCGCCTTCGACTACGGCAGTTTCGGCCGAACCGACATGCCCGGCCAATCGCGGGAACGGCTCATCGAGAGCATCGAAGCCCTGCTGGAGCAAATGCCCGACGGCGTCGAACACATGTACGCCGGCCACGGCGACGACTTCCACGGTGACGTCCGTGACGTCGTCGAGACGGCGCTGGACCGGGCCGAAAAGCGCGAACCGAAATATCCTGACGACGAGTAA
- a CDS encoding zinc ribbon domain-containing protein: MLSLYILLGLCGLAGLVFLLEPLVRDEGDVRRLTGRLERYPDVELSAREKNTNDDAEPPHRCPHCGSEVERGYTFCGNCAEPLPVPA; the protein is encoded by the coding sequence ATGCTTTCCCTCTATATCCTGCTCGGACTCTGCGGGCTCGCGGGGCTGGTGTTTCTCCTCGAACCCCTCGTCCGCGACGAGGGTGACGTCCGGCGGCTGACGGGGCGGCTGGAACGGTATCCCGACGTGGAGCTATCGGCACGCGAGAAAAACACGAACGACGACGCGGAGCCGCCGCACCGCTGTCCGCACTGTGGTAGCGAGGTAGAACGAGGATACACCTTCTGTGGGAACTGCGCCGAACCGCTCCCGGTTCCGGCCTGA
- a CDS encoding 50S ribosomal protein L40e has product MAKFDPAEDRTLEKMICMRCNARNPKRADQCRKCGYKKLRPKAKERRAA; this is encoded by the coding sequence ATGGCTAAGTTCGACCCGGCTGAGGACCGCACCCTCGAGAAGATGATCTGCATGCGCTGTAACGCCCGAAACCCCAAGCGGGCCGACCAGTGCCGCAAGTGCGGCTACAAGAAGCTTCGCCCGAAAGCGAAGGAACGCCGCGCCGCATAA